One stretch of Thalassophryne amazonica chromosome 19, fThaAma1.1, whole genome shotgun sequence DNA includes these proteins:
- the nkx2.1 gene encoding homeobox protein Nkx-2.1 → MSMSPKHTTPFSVSDILSPLEESYKKVSMENNNLGAPLTSCRQPQVSHAAMQQHHMGHNGTVSAAYHMTAAGVSQMSHTAMGGYCNGNLGNMGDLPSYQDGMRGSATATGWYGANPDPRFSTISRFMGSSSGMNMGSMGSMGSLSSLADVGKGMTSLSSTPRRKRRVLFSQAQVYELERRFKQQKYLSAPEREHLASMIHLTPTQVKIWFQNHRYKMKRQAKDKVSQQQMQQESGSCAQQQQQQQQQQQQSPRRVAVPVLVKDGKPCQGSGHTPTSSVQTHHQGGGNVMIMSNNTSGLGTHHTQQVGSTGHSPDLVQHSSSPPSLQSQVAGLSHLNSQGADYGSALQCSALLYGRTW, encoded by the exons ATGTCGATGAGCCCAAAGCATACGACTCCTTTTTCTGTTTCCGATATCTTGAGTCCTCTTGAGGAGAGCTATAAGAAAGTAAGTATGGAGAATAACAACTTGGGGGCGCCTCTCACTTCTTGCCGGCAGCCGCAGGTCTCTCACGCGGCGATGCAGCAGCACCACATGGGCCATAACGGGACCGTATCTGCGGCGTACCACATGACTGCGGCGGGCGTCTCTCAAATGTCGCACACGGCCATGGGTGGCTACTGCAACGGCAACCTGGGCAACATGGGCGACCTCCCGTCCTACCAGGACGGCATGAGGGGAAGCGCCACGGCCACCGGCTGGTACGGAGCCAATCCGGATCCACGCTTCTCTACCA TTTCTCGTTTCATGGGCTCGTCTTCGGGGATGAACATGGGTAGCATGGGCAGCATGGGCAGCCTGAGCTCCCTGGCAGATGTGGGTAAAGGCATGACCTCCCTGTCCAGCACACCGCGGAGAAAAAGACGAGTGCTCTTCTCTCAGGCTCAGGTCTACGAGCTGGAGCGACGCTTCAAGCAGCAGAAATACCTTTCGGCGCCCGAGAGGGAACACCTGGCAAGTATGATCCACCTCACCCCGACCCAGGTGAAGATCTGGTTTCAGAATCACCGCTATAAGATGAAGAGGCAGGCGAAAGACAAGGTGTCCCAGCAGCAGATGCAGCAGGAGAGCGGCTCCTgcgcgcagcagcagcagcagcagcagcagcagcagcagcagtctcCGCGGAGAGTGGCCGTGCCGGTGCTCGTTAAGGACGGGAAGCCGTGCCAAGGCAGCGGCCACACGCCAACGTCGTCCGTGCAGACCCACCACCAGGGGGGTGGCAACGTCATGATCATGTCCAACAACACGTCCGGACTCGGGACGCATCATACCCAGCAGGTGGGCAGCACCGGGCACTCTCCGGACCTGGTGCAGCACTCATCCAGTCCGCCGTCACTTCAGAGCCAAGTGGCCGGTCTGTCCCACCTGAACTCCCAAGGCGCAGACTACGGCTCGGCCCTGCAGTGCTCAGCCCTGTTGTACGGCCGGACATGGTGA